The Micropterus dolomieu isolate WLL.071019.BEF.003 ecotype Adirondacks linkage group LG22, ASM2129224v1, whole genome shotgun sequence genome contains a region encoding:
- the cfap161 gene encoding cilia- and flagella-associated protein 161 yields the protein MAYRTNVRIGNWNEDLRLQEDVKKEHMEKKEKGELVAQKVDFLKQNILRPVNLTVTNDGRLHFGDVVILVNIGGENRKCSAVSINADITSLTKIPLAGIQAPCGISAGRGIQACTRTAFIITSVDGSPEGSTLNFEQSFALKTTSGFARGLFLTSDLRSFQKCAKKSRLQEVNLDEGGSFPSWWKIVHFDPQERLEYEGQPVPANVKVLIIHCKTNQALAVLDDQVLWTTYGKEYEVTAHTFLNCHKVEQENNHWILCTSDPAGNGLLLLNQLQSAANDEEVTQTYSGI from the exons ATGGCTTATCGCACAAATGTGAGAATCGGAAACTGGAATGAAGACCTGCGTTTACAAGAG GATGTGAAGAAAGAGCATatggagaaaaaagagaagggTGAGCTTGTTGCCCAGAAAGTAGACTTTCTCAAACAGAACATTTTGAGACCG GTGAATCTCACTGTGACAAATGATGGAAGATTGCACTTTGGGGATGTTGTGATTTTGGTAAACATCGGAGGAGAAAACAGAAAGTGCAGTGCAGTAAGCATTAACGCAGACATTACCAGTTTGACAAAGATTCCTTTGGCTGGCATTCAAGCTCCATGTGGAATCAGTGCAGGAAGGGGTATCCAGGCCTGCACACGCACTGCCTTCATCATtaccag TGTAGATGGCAGTCCTGAGGGATCAACTCTGAATTTTGAGCAAAGTTTTGCCCTGAAAACAACAAGTGGCTTTGCTAGGGGG CTTTTCTTGACGAGTGACCTGCGAAGTTTTCAAAAG TGTGCGAAGAAGTCCCGCCTACAGGAAGTAAACTTGGATGAGGGCGGTTCCTTTCCCTCATGGTGGAAGATAGTGCACTTTGACCCCCAGGAGAGGCTTGAATATGAGGGTCAGCCTGTTCCT GCTAATGTGAAGGTGCTCATCATACACTGCAAGACAAACCAGGCTCTTGCTGTTCTGGATGATCAAGTGCTTTG GACCACATATGGCAAAGAATACGAGGTGACTGCTCACACCTTCTTGAACTGCCACAAAGTTGAACAGGAAAACAACCACTGGATATTGTGCACCTCTGACCCTGCAGGGAATGGGCTTTTACTTCTCAACCAACTACAGTCAGCGGCTAACGACGAGGAGGTCACACAGACATATTCTGGCATCTAA
- the cers3b gene encoding ceramide synthase 2, which produces MMQTVSQWLWWDRLWLPANVSWSDLEDNEGRVYAKASQLYAALPCALCLLLVRYLFERYLATPLANVWGVRDRLRLIAESHPILEKYFCSQARFPSQADVKSLCKKTGWPERRIQLWFRKRRNQERPGLRKRFCEASWRCVFYLFAFVCGVLALYDKPWFYNLKEVWAGFPKQSMLPSQYWYYLLEMGFYLSLLFSLTFDVKRKDFKEQVIHHIATLTLLSFSWISNYIRIGTLVMAVHDSADILLEGAKVFNYAKWHQTANAIFVVFTLLFIVTRLVIFPFWLIHCTWVYPLNEFSPFFGYYFFNVMLLVLQILHLYWAALISRMVYKLIFSKLEGDDRSDEEEDDSDSLKERNHKLNHINGSGARGRTNREKGK; this is translated from the exons ATGATGCAGACAGTGAGTCAGTGGCTGTGGTGGGACCGTCTGTGGCTGCCAGCAAACGTCTCCTGGTCAGATCTGGAGGACAATGAAGGTCGTGTCTATGCGAAAGCCTCTCAACTTTACGCTGCTCTGCCCTGCGCCCTCTGCCTGCTCCTAGTCAGATACCTGTTTGAGAG GTACCTGGCCACACCACTGGCTAATGTTTGGGGAGTGAGAGACAGGTTACGTCTCATAGCAGAATCACACCCCATCCTAGAAAAGTACTTCTGCAGCCAAGCACGGTTTCCATCACAG GCTGATGTGAAGTCTCTGTGTAAGAAGACCGGTTGGCCAGAAAGGAGAATTCAACTCTGGTTCAGGAAGCGGAGGAACCAGGAGCGCCCAGGGCTCCGCAAGAGGTTCTGTGAGGCcag TTGgagatgtgtgttttatttgtttgcatttgtctgTGGAGTCCTGGCTCTCTATGAT AAACCTTGGTTTTATAATCTGAAGGAGGTTTGGGCAGGCTTCCCTAAACAG TCCATGCTGCCATCTCAGTACTGGTATTACCTTTTGGAAATGGGCTTCTACCTTTCTCTGCTATTCAGCCTCACATTTGATGTAAAACGAAAG gacTTCAAAGAGCAGGTGATTCATCATATAGCCACGCTGACTCTTCTGAGTTTCTCCTGGATTTCAAACTACATCCGTATTGGAACCCTTGTGATGGCAGTTCACGACTCCGCTGACATACTGCTAGAG GGTGCAAAGGTATTCAACTACGCCAAGTGGCACCAGACTGCTAACGCCATATTTGTGGTGTTTACACTTCTCTTTATTGTGACAAGACTTGTCATTTTTCCTTTCTG GCTGATCCACTGTACATGGGTGTACCCACTGAATGAGTTCTCTCCCTTCTTTGGCTACTACTTCTTCAATGTGATGTTGTTGGTACTACAGATACTCCACCTCTACTGGGCTGCTCTCATATCACGAATGGTTTATAAGCTTATCTTCAGCAAG CTGGAAGGTGACGACAGGAGcgatgaagaggaggatgacAGTGACTCACTGAAGGAAAGAAACCACAAACTGAATCACATTAATGGCTCTGGAGCCAGAGGCCGGACCAacagagaaaaaggaaaatag
- the LOC123961801 gene encoding anoctamin-1 isoform X2 gives MPVTTEMSESSSLHSAKLVSLARSLSGLGLDAANGGPVNAPENDEPLLSESGIDLGPGLFFADGKRKVDYVLCYKYKKRRASKGRFSIVSNGSIPIPIAGRWETEMESGEAGAPAGDVEESKLSDEEKALMREEFEAGLLEAGIQIERDKERSSGIGFIRLHIPWPILSREAELQKIKVAVKKKCELRKRMGIAGIWDSIAAKINTPFQPDVPDFDIHRDSQTRVHLKTLKHPFIRDKLHLYDIKSTETVFDNATRSRIVAEIISRTTCRNTCQTTGINSLLARGVYVSAFPLHDGSFTRRGRKDQRNDRQLLHEEWANYGVMHKYQPVDLIRKYFGEQIGLYFAWLGVYTQLLIPPSVLGIIVFLYGIFTVDANVPSQETCDDNLNITMCPLCDGVCDYWRLSTVCSLARASYLFDNGATVLFAIFMSLWAACFLEHWKRRQMCLKHTWDLTSLEDEEEELRPEYEEALQEKKAKMKAKSTKLTQTGDGVDGETDQMLASQREPESLDIEDHLSGYLINVSSLLFLIFVTFSAVFGVAVYRICMLSVWSMNPDPEAKASVRMTVTTTGIILNMLVVLVLEEVYGAIAVWLTELELPKTKEEFEERLIFKSFFLKSMNAFAPIFYVAFFKGRFAGRPGDYVYVFGGYRMEECAPPGCLIELCIQLSMIMLGKQLIQNNVFEVLIPKLKKMYRTIQEEKGKKRSAENEETEEEKRPKQQFDKDFTLEPFEGVSPEYMEMIIQYGFVSLFVASFPLAPAFALLNNVIEIRLDAAKFVTEIRRPDAVRCKDIGIWYNILCGISKFSVITNAFVISFTSEFVPRMVYQYMYNVNGTMNGYTEHSLSYFNVSNFPPGTAPTSTLITGVSMCRYKDYRDPPWDPEPYTFSKQYWSVLAAKLAFVIFFQNLAMFLSMLVAWMIPDVPRSLREQLKKENMMLMEFLLNQDQGARAKSRSPRRSIPCFPVNLDIVVEAPPEDQVEQRVQEEEEGVEIHLDERRRTSDSDPEVGKPLDVGLEENGQGEREGEVEGEGGEVEGGEKEKDGEVNEEDGMGNNEQEGGEEKEEGGQREEEEKELNAEETENFTVDLDSFMSELGMLDEESSSSAGYTDLPRSDSKQEYQKDQESLSHPSSKRGSSQCLKSSRTEITTPDNDNRLFSLIAPPPREPGSRAKARCSTLPSRHRGSEACYSLPRPSQSTSLTRLQQKATLTPLVPLGPSLSASSNPFSPPHTPVSPSPSKQSPSAQHPRAPSELFALKGPPPQQPRSRGKARCSTLPARQRAPGPEEHSTKPSHSTSFTKLGDRIPPSPSELERNTPV, from the exons ATGCCTGTCACCACAGAAATGAGTGAGTCGTCGTCCCTTCACTCTGCGAAACTTGTTTCATTGGCCCGATCGCTGTCCGGGCTTGGGCTTGATGCTGCCAATGGAGGTCCTGTCAACGCCCCCGAAAATGACGAGCCGCTTCTTTCG GAGTCTGGCATTGATCTGGGCCCTGGGCTTTTTTTCGCTGATGGCAAGAGAAAAGTGGACTATGTGCTGTgctacaaatataaaaaaaggagGGCATCCAAGGGACGCTTTTCCATCGTATCCAATGGGAGTATACCGATACCGATAGCAGGCCGATGGGAGACAGAAATGGAGTCTGGGGAGGCAGGTGCTCCTGCAGGAGATGTGGAGGAGTCGAAGCTGTCTGATGAGGAAAAGGCTTTAATGAGGGAGGAGTTTGAAGCTGGACTACTGGAAGCTGGAATACAGATTGAACGTGATAAAGAG AGGTCATCCGGCATAGGGTTTATTCGGCTACACATCCCATGGCCAATTCTAAGTCGAGAAGCAGAGCTTCAGAAGATCAAGgttgctgtgaaaaag AAATGCGAATTGCGGAAACGGATGGGCATCGCTGGGATATGGGACTCCATTGCGGCCAAAATCAACACACCGTTTCAACCAGACGTCCCTGACTTTGACATCCACAGAGACTCACAGACACGCGTCCATTTAAAAACCCTCAAACACCCTTTTATCAGAGACAAGCTCCACCT GTATGACATCAAGTCAACAGAAACCGTATTTGACAATGCAACACGAAGCAGGATA GTGGCCGAGATTATTTCACGCACTACCTGCAGAAATACTTGCCAAACCACTG GCATCAACTCATTATTGGCTCGGGGTGTCTACGTCTCTGCCTTCCCTCTGCATGAT ggGTCGTTCACAAGGAGAGGACGGAAAGATCAACGaaatgacagacag CTCCTCCATGAAGAATGGGCTAACTATGGTGTCATGCATAAATATCAGCCTGTGGACCTGATTAG GAAGTACTTTGGAGAGCAGATTGGGTTGTATTTTGCCTGGCTGGGTGTCTATACTCAGCTACTCATCCCTCCCTCTGTACTGGGCATCATTGTCTTCCTGTACGGCATATTCACTGTGGATGCCAATGTGCCAAG CCAGGAAACATGTGATGACAACCTGAACATCACCATGTGTCCACTGTGCGATGGAGTGTGCGACTACTGGCGTCTGAGTACAGTGTGCTCACTGGCCCGAGCATCATACCTTTTCGACAATGGAGCTACTGTTCTCTTTGCTATTTTCATGTCTCTGTGGG CTGCCTGTTTCCTTGAGCACTGGAAAAGGCGACAGATGTGTCTGAAACATACCTGGGACCTGACGAGTTTGGAGGATGAGGAG GAGGAACTGAGGCCTGAATATGAAGAAGCCCTACAGGAGAAAAAAGCTAAGATGAAAGCAAAATCTACAAAG TTGACTCAAACTGGGGACGGTGTGGATGGAGAAACAGACCAGATGCTGGCCTCCCAG CGAGAGCCAGAGTCCCTGGACATTGAGGATCACCTGTCAGGTTATCTCATCAATGTGTCCAGCTTACTATTTCTG ATCTTCGTAACCTTCTCGGCAGTGTTTGGGGTGGCAGTTTATCGCATCTGCATGTTAAGTGTGTGGTCCATGAACCCTGATCCTGAAGCCAAGGCCAGTGTGAGGATGACCGTCACCACCACAGGCATCATCCTGAACATGCTGGTCGTTCTGGTGTTGGAAGAGGTCTATGGAGCGATCGCTGTGTGGCTGACTGAACTGG AACTTCCAAAGACAAAAGAAGAGTTTGAAGAGAGGCTGATCTTTAAGTCTTTCTTTCTCAAATCCATGAACGCCTTTGCACCTATTTTCTATGTAGCCTTCTTCAAGGGCAG GTTTGCTGGGCGGCCTGGCGATTATGTTTATGTCTTCGGGGGGTATCGCATGGAGGAG TGCGCTCCACCAGGCTGCCTCATTGAGTTGTGCATCCAGCTCAGCATGATCATGCTTGGAAAGCAGCTCATCCAAAACAATGTGTTTGAGGTTCTCATACc CAAGCTGAAAAAGATGTACAGGACAAtacaggaagaaaaaggaaagaaaagatcAGCAGAAAATGAGGAGactgaagaagagaaaagaccAAAGCAACAATTTGACAAAGATTTCACCCTTGAACCCTTTGAAGGCGTGAGCCCAGAGTACATGGAAATGA taatcCAGTATGGGTTTGTGTCTCTGTTCGTGGCCTCCTTCCCGCTGGCTCCCGCGTTTGCTCTGCTCAACAACGTCATTGAGATTCGCCTTGATGCCGCAAAATTTGTCACTGAGATCCGACGGCCTGATGCCGTGAGGTGTAAAGACATAG GGATCTGGTACAACATTCTCTGTGGAATCAGCAAGTTCTCTGTCATTACCAAT GCATTTGTCATCTCCTTCACATCAGAGTTTGTTCCACGAATGGTTTACCAGTACATGTACAATGTAAATGGCACCATGAATGGCTACACAGAGCACTCACTGTCCTACTTTAATGTCAGTAACTTCCCACCGGGCACTGCTCCCACCTCCACCCTCATCACCGGAGTCTCCATGTGCAG gTATAAGGACTACAGAGACCCACCATGGGACCCAGAACCCTACACCTTCTCTAAACAGTACTGGTCTGTCCTGGCTGCAAAATTGGCCTTTGTAATATTTTTCCAG AACCTTGCCATGTTCCTCAGCATGTTGGTTGCCTGGATGATCCCGGACGTACCACGATCCCTGCGGGAACAGCTGAAGAAAGAGAACATGATGCTGATGGAGTTTCTGCTGAATCAAGACCAAGGAGCACGTGCCAAATCTCGATCCCCAAGACGCTCCATCCCCTGCTTCCCCGTCAACTTAGACATTGTGGTGGAGGCACCACCAGAAGATCAGGTGGAGCAGCgagtgcaggaggaggaagaaggggtTGAGATCCATCTGGATGAACGCAGAAGGACCAGTGACAGTGACCCAGAAGTTGGGAAGCCATTAGATGTTGGACTGGAAGAAAATGGACAGGGAGAGCGAGAAGGTGAAGTAGAAGGTGAGGGTGGAGAGGTAGAAGggggagaaaaggaaaaagatgGAGAAGTAAATGAAGAAGATGGAATGGGGAATAATGAgcaagagggaggagaagaaaaagaggaaggaggacaaagagaggaagaagaaaaggaatTGAAtgcagaggagacagagaatTTTACTGTCGATCTGGACTCCTTCATGAGCGAGCTGGGCATGTTAG ATGAAGAATCCTCATCGAGCGCTGGATATACAGACCTTCCCCGCTCAGATTCTAAACAGGAATACCAGAAAGACCAGGAGTCCCTGTCACATCCGTCTTCTAAAAGAGGCTCATCCCAGTGTCTAAAGAGCTCCAGGACAGAAATTACAACACCAGATAATGACAATAGGCTCTTCTCACTAATTGCTCCTCCTCCCAGAGAGCCAGGCTCAAGAGCAAAGGCCCGATGCTCCACCCTGCCTTCGCGCCACAGAGGGTCCGAGGCTTGCTACAGCCTTCCACGGCCCAGCCAATCCACCAGCCTCACGAGGTTACAGCAGAAGGCCACACTTACTCCTCTCGTTCCACTGGGCCCTTCATTATCGGCCTCATCCAACCCGTTCTCTCCCCCCCACACACCGGTGTCACCATCACCTTCCAAACAGTCCCCATCGGCCCAACATCCCAGAGCCCCCAGTGAACTATTTGCACTGAAAGGCCCTCCGCCTCAACAGCCTCGCTCCAGGGGCAAAGCCCGGTGCTCCACGCTCCCTGCACGACAAAGAGCCCCCGGTCCGGAGGAGCACTCCACCAAGCCTAGCCACTCCACCAGCTTTACAAAGCTGGGAGACCGCATCCCCCCATCCCCCAGTGAACTGGAGCGTAACACACCAGTATGA
- the LOC123961801 gene encoding anoctamin-1 isoform X1, producing MPVTTEMSESSSLHSAKLVSLARSLSGLGLDAANGGPVNAPENDEPLLSESGIDLGPGLFFADGKRKVDYVLCYKYKKRRASKGRFSIVSNGSIPIPIAGRWETEMESGEAGAPAGDVEESKLSDEEKALMREEFEAGLLEAGIQIERDKERSSGIGFIRLHIPWPILSREAELQKIKVAVKKKCELRKRMGIAGIWDSIAAKINTPFQPDVPDFDIHRDSQTRVHLKTLKHPFIRDKLHLYDIKSTETVFDNATRSRIVAEIISRTTCRNTCQTTGINSLLARGVYVSAFPLHDGSFTRRGRKDQRNDRQLLHEEWANYGVMHKYQPVDLIRKYFGEQIGLYFAWLGVYTQLLIPPSVLGIIVFLYGIFTVDANVPSQETCDDNLNITMCPLCDGVCDYWRLSTVCSLARASYLFDNGATVLFAIFMSLWAACFLEHWKRRQMCLKHTWDLTSLEDEEERVQEELRPEYEEALQEKKAKMKAKSTKLTQTGDGVDGETDQMLASQREPESLDIEDHLSGYLINVSSLLFLIFVTFSAVFGVAVYRICMLSVWSMNPDPEAKASVRMTVTTTGIILNMLVVLVLEEVYGAIAVWLTELELPKTKEEFEERLIFKSFFLKSMNAFAPIFYVAFFKGRFAGRPGDYVYVFGGYRMEECAPPGCLIELCIQLSMIMLGKQLIQNNVFEVLIPKLKKMYRTIQEEKGKKRSAENEETEEEKRPKQQFDKDFTLEPFEGVSPEYMEMIIQYGFVSLFVASFPLAPAFALLNNVIEIRLDAAKFVTEIRRPDAVRCKDIGIWYNILCGISKFSVITNAFVISFTSEFVPRMVYQYMYNVNGTMNGYTEHSLSYFNVSNFPPGTAPTSTLITGVSMCRYKDYRDPPWDPEPYTFSKQYWSVLAAKLAFVIFFQNLAMFLSMLVAWMIPDVPRSLREQLKKENMMLMEFLLNQDQGARAKSRSPRRSIPCFPVNLDIVVEAPPEDQVEQRVQEEEEGVEIHLDERRRTSDSDPEVGKPLDVGLEENGQGEREGEVEGEGGEVEGGEKEKDGEVNEEDGMGNNEQEGGEEKEEGGQREEEEKELNAEETENFTVDLDSFMSELGMLDEESSSSAGYTDLPRSDSKQEYQKDQESLSHPSSKRGSSQCLKSSRTEITTPDNDNRLFSLIAPPPREPGSRAKARCSTLPSRHRGSEACYSLPRPSQSTSLTRLQQKATLTPLVPLGPSLSASSNPFSPPHTPVSPSPSKQSPSAQHPRAPSELFALKGPPPQQPRSRGKARCSTLPARQRAPGPEEHSTKPSHSTSFTKLGDRIPPSPSELERNTPV from the exons ATGCCTGTCACCACAGAAATGAGTGAGTCGTCGTCCCTTCACTCTGCGAAACTTGTTTCATTGGCCCGATCGCTGTCCGGGCTTGGGCTTGATGCTGCCAATGGAGGTCCTGTCAACGCCCCCGAAAATGACGAGCCGCTTCTTTCG GAGTCTGGCATTGATCTGGGCCCTGGGCTTTTTTTCGCTGATGGCAAGAGAAAAGTGGACTATGTGCTGTgctacaaatataaaaaaaggagGGCATCCAAGGGACGCTTTTCCATCGTATCCAATGGGAGTATACCGATACCGATAGCAGGCCGATGGGAGACAGAAATGGAGTCTGGGGAGGCAGGTGCTCCTGCAGGAGATGTGGAGGAGTCGAAGCTGTCTGATGAGGAAAAGGCTTTAATGAGGGAGGAGTTTGAAGCTGGACTACTGGAAGCTGGAATACAGATTGAACGTGATAAAGAG AGGTCATCCGGCATAGGGTTTATTCGGCTACACATCCCATGGCCAATTCTAAGTCGAGAAGCAGAGCTTCAGAAGATCAAGgttgctgtgaaaaag AAATGCGAATTGCGGAAACGGATGGGCATCGCTGGGATATGGGACTCCATTGCGGCCAAAATCAACACACCGTTTCAACCAGACGTCCCTGACTTTGACATCCACAGAGACTCACAGACACGCGTCCATTTAAAAACCCTCAAACACCCTTTTATCAGAGACAAGCTCCACCT GTATGACATCAAGTCAACAGAAACCGTATTTGACAATGCAACACGAAGCAGGATA GTGGCCGAGATTATTTCACGCACTACCTGCAGAAATACTTGCCAAACCACTG GCATCAACTCATTATTGGCTCGGGGTGTCTACGTCTCTGCCTTCCCTCTGCATGAT ggGTCGTTCACAAGGAGAGGACGGAAAGATCAACGaaatgacagacag CTCCTCCATGAAGAATGGGCTAACTATGGTGTCATGCATAAATATCAGCCTGTGGACCTGATTAG GAAGTACTTTGGAGAGCAGATTGGGTTGTATTTTGCCTGGCTGGGTGTCTATACTCAGCTACTCATCCCTCCCTCTGTACTGGGCATCATTGTCTTCCTGTACGGCATATTCACTGTGGATGCCAATGTGCCAAG CCAGGAAACATGTGATGACAACCTGAACATCACCATGTGTCCACTGTGCGATGGAGTGTGCGACTACTGGCGTCTGAGTACAGTGTGCTCACTGGCCCGAGCATCATACCTTTTCGACAATGGAGCTACTGTTCTCTTTGCTATTTTCATGTCTCTGTGGG CTGCCTGTTTCCTTGAGCACTGGAAAAGGCGACAGATGTGTCTGAAACATACCTGGGACCTGACGAGTTTGGAGGATGAGGAG GAGCGAGTCCAG GAGGAACTGAGGCCTGAATATGAAGAAGCCCTACAGGAGAAAAAAGCTAAGATGAAAGCAAAATCTACAAAG TTGACTCAAACTGGGGACGGTGTGGATGGAGAAACAGACCAGATGCTGGCCTCCCAG CGAGAGCCAGAGTCCCTGGACATTGAGGATCACCTGTCAGGTTATCTCATCAATGTGTCCAGCTTACTATTTCTG ATCTTCGTAACCTTCTCGGCAGTGTTTGGGGTGGCAGTTTATCGCATCTGCATGTTAAGTGTGTGGTCCATGAACCCTGATCCTGAAGCCAAGGCCAGTGTGAGGATGACCGTCACCACCACAGGCATCATCCTGAACATGCTGGTCGTTCTGGTGTTGGAAGAGGTCTATGGAGCGATCGCTGTGTGGCTGACTGAACTGG AACTTCCAAAGACAAAAGAAGAGTTTGAAGAGAGGCTGATCTTTAAGTCTTTCTTTCTCAAATCCATGAACGCCTTTGCACCTATTTTCTATGTAGCCTTCTTCAAGGGCAG GTTTGCTGGGCGGCCTGGCGATTATGTTTATGTCTTCGGGGGGTATCGCATGGAGGAG TGCGCTCCACCAGGCTGCCTCATTGAGTTGTGCATCCAGCTCAGCATGATCATGCTTGGAAAGCAGCTCATCCAAAACAATGTGTTTGAGGTTCTCATACc CAAGCTGAAAAAGATGTACAGGACAAtacaggaagaaaaaggaaagaaaagatcAGCAGAAAATGAGGAGactgaagaagagaaaagaccAAAGCAACAATTTGACAAAGATTTCACCCTTGAACCCTTTGAAGGCGTGAGCCCAGAGTACATGGAAATGA taatcCAGTATGGGTTTGTGTCTCTGTTCGTGGCCTCCTTCCCGCTGGCTCCCGCGTTTGCTCTGCTCAACAACGTCATTGAGATTCGCCTTGATGCCGCAAAATTTGTCACTGAGATCCGACGGCCTGATGCCGTGAGGTGTAAAGACATAG GGATCTGGTACAACATTCTCTGTGGAATCAGCAAGTTCTCTGTCATTACCAAT GCATTTGTCATCTCCTTCACATCAGAGTTTGTTCCACGAATGGTTTACCAGTACATGTACAATGTAAATGGCACCATGAATGGCTACACAGAGCACTCACTGTCCTACTTTAATGTCAGTAACTTCCCACCGGGCACTGCTCCCACCTCCACCCTCATCACCGGAGTCTCCATGTGCAG gTATAAGGACTACAGAGACCCACCATGGGACCCAGAACCCTACACCTTCTCTAAACAGTACTGGTCTGTCCTGGCTGCAAAATTGGCCTTTGTAATATTTTTCCAG AACCTTGCCATGTTCCTCAGCATGTTGGTTGCCTGGATGATCCCGGACGTACCACGATCCCTGCGGGAACAGCTGAAGAAAGAGAACATGATGCTGATGGAGTTTCTGCTGAATCAAGACCAAGGAGCACGTGCCAAATCTCGATCCCCAAGACGCTCCATCCCCTGCTTCCCCGTCAACTTAGACATTGTGGTGGAGGCACCACCAGAAGATCAGGTGGAGCAGCgagtgcaggaggaggaagaaggggtTGAGATCCATCTGGATGAACGCAGAAGGACCAGTGACAGTGACCCAGAAGTTGGGAAGCCATTAGATGTTGGACTGGAAGAAAATGGACAGGGAGAGCGAGAAGGTGAAGTAGAAGGTGAGGGTGGAGAGGTAGAAGggggagaaaaggaaaaagatgGAGAAGTAAATGAAGAAGATGGAATGGGGAATAATGAgcaagagggaggagaagaaaaagaggaaggaggacaaagagaggaagaagaaaaggaatTGAAtgcagaggagacagagaatTTTACTGTCGATCTGGACTCCTTCATGAGCGAGCTGGGCATGTTAG ATGAAGAATCCTCATCGAGCGCTGGATATACAGACCTTCCCCGCTCAGATTCTAAACAGGAATACCAGAAAGACCAGGAGTCCCTGTCACATCCGTCTTCTAAAAGAGGCTCATCCCAGTGTCTAAAGAGCTCCAGGACAGAAATTACAACACCAGATAATGACAATAGGCTCTTCTCACTAATTGCTCCTCCTCCCAGAGAGCCAGGCTCAAGAGCAAAGGCCCGATGCTCCACCCTGCCTTCGCGCCACAGAGGGTCCGAGGCTTGCTACAGCCTTCCACGGCCCAGCCAATCCACCAGCCTCACGAGGTTACAGCAGAAGGCCACACTTACTCCTCTCGTTCCACTGGGCCCTTCATTATCGGCCTCATCCAACCCGTTCTCTCCCCCCCACACACCGGTGTCACCATCACCTTCCAAACAGTCCCCATCGGCCCAACATCCCAGAGCCCCCAGTGAACTATTTGCACTGAAAGGCCCTCCGCCTCAACAGCCTCGCTCCAGGGGCAAAGCCCGGTGCTCCACGCTCCCTGCACGACAAAGAGCCCCCGGTCCGGAGGAGCACTCCACCAAGCCTAGCCACTCCACCAGCTTTACAAAGCTGGGAGACCGCATCCCCCCATCCCCCAGTGAACTGGAGCGTAACACACCAGTATGA